A DNA window from Vicinamibacterales bacterium contains the following coding sequences:
- a CDS encoding LytTR family DNA-binding domain-containing protein, translating into MMDLRALIVDDEQLAREELSFQLDRVPGVEVVGQASNGLEAIDALERLRPEVVFLDIQMPGLGGFEVARRVVSLGLPTHVVFVTAFDQYALEAFEVNAIDYLLKPIDPARLDQAIQRVRRRLDTDGPLNEHLEKIVKLVGDRQQRRGQIAVKIGERFLLVQADDVIYASLNGDTISIVTGQVVGTSNYRTLDELQARLDPDVFWRVHRSHLVNINKIKEIVPWFSRNYILRMKDGKGTEIPVSRSQTKRLREYLKL; encoded by the coding sequence ATGATGGATCTTCGTGCACTCATCGTGGACGACGAACAGTTGGCGAGGGAGGAACTGAGTTTCCAGCTCGACCGGGTCCCGGGCGTCGAGGTCGTGGGCCAGGCCAGCAACGGCCTCGAGGCCATCGACGCGCTGGAACGGCTGCGGCCGGAAGTGGTTTTCCTCGACATCCAGATGCCGGGCCTCGGAGGATTCGAGGTCGCTCGACGTGTGGTGAGCCTCGGCCTGCCGACACACGTCGTCTTCGTGACGGCGTTCGACCAGTACGCGCTCGAGGCGTTCGAGGTCAATGCCATCGATTACCTCCTCAAACCGATCGACCCGGCTCGCCTGGATCAGGCCATCCAGCGGGTCCGCCGGCGCCTCGACACGGACGGCCCGCTGAACGAGCACCTCGAGAAGATCGTCAAACTGGTTGGTGACCGGCAGCAGCGACGGGGCCAGATTGCGGTTAAGATTGGGGAACGGTTTTTGCTGGTTCAGGCCGACGACGTGATCTATGCGTCTCTAAATGGAGATACCATATCCATAGTGACGGGGCAGGTCGTCGGAACGTCGAATTATCGGACACTCGACGAACTGCAGGCGCGCCTGGACCCGGACGTGTTCTGGAGAGTCCACCGGTCGCACCTGGTCAACATCAACAAGATCAAGGAGATAGTCCCCTGGTTCAGCAGGAATTACATCCTCAGGATGAAGGACGGGAAAGGGACGGAGATCCCGGTCAGCCGGTCGCAGACCAAGCGACTCCGGGAGTACCTGAAGCTGTAG
- the lepB gene encoding signal peptidase I, whose amino-acid sequence MPEPWLPWSAATSSDHQHPSFAPTQPAARPATVGAEERRHRRAATMAHVRDEIAAWVKTVASAAVYATLIVTFGFQVARVEGMSMAPTLEDQDRLIVNKLIYRLSSPRRGDIVMLYYPVNPDKSFVKRVIAEEGDLVRIVDGRVYVNDVPIQDDYVPSEFRSHDDWGPQVIQDGYYFVMGDHRNNSSDSRHWGLVPKKYIIGRVQVRWWPLPEAKVF is encoded by the coding sequence GTGCCCGAGCCCTGGTTGCCCTGGTCGGCCGCCACGTCGAGCGACCATCAGCACCCCAGCTTCGCGCCCACGCAGCCCGCCGCTCGCCCGGCCACCGTGGGCGCCGAGGAGAGGCGGCATCGGCGCGCGGCCACGATGGCCCACGTGCGCGACGAAATCGCCGCCTGGGTGAAGACCGTGGCGTCGGCCGCCGTGTACGCCACGCTCATCGTCACCTTCGGTTTCCAGGTTGCCCGCGTCGAGGGCATGAGCATGGCGCCGACCCTGGAGGACCAGGATCGCCTCATCGTCAACAAGCTGATCTACCGCCTCAGCTCCCCGCGGCGTGGCGATATCGTGATGTTGTACTACCCGGTGAACCCCGACAAGTCGTTCGTCAAGCGGGTCATTGCGGAGGAAGGCGACCTGGTTCGGATCGTGGACGGGCGGGTGTATGTCAACGACGTGCCGATCCAGGACGACTACGTGCCAAGCGAGTTCCGGAGCCACGACGACTGGGGCCCGCAGGTGATCCAGGACGGCTACTACTTCGTGATGGGCGACCACCGGAACAACAGCTCCGACAGCCGACACTGGGGACTGGTCCCGAAGAAATACATCATCGGCAGGGTCCAGGTCAGGTGGTGGCCGCTGCCGGAAGCCAAGGTGTTCTAG
- a CDS encoding long-chain fatty acid--CoA ligase: MKTTDQLTLADLPFRSLELFQKPDLVCRCEEPNDRRLSSQQFFDSIRTLSLGLSSLGLQQGDRVALISDSCPEWVISDLAVLTAGAVTVPIYPTLSAPQIWFILAESSARFAIVSNATQVAKIMEGSTGAGALEAVIVMDGDGDGERFRVLSMADVSKRGQAALDADAGAADRYRETAQAIDPESLATIVYTSGTTGDPKGVMLTHRNIVSNVVATRSWISLSSADRLLSFLPLSHVFERVVLFRCLYDGVSVYFAETMTSVARDLVRTKPTVMTGVPRAWEKFHSAIHDGLGKLTGAKKALSAWAIGVGYEYARTWMGGAPPPGLLAFKHRLADRLVFAKVRERTGGRLRFLISGSAPLMPKIAEFFFAINLPILEAYGLTESSPGITANPPDAPRLGTVGKPFPGVEVKIGSDGEILVRGPNIMRGYYKRPEATAETLAGGWLHTGDIGELSTDGYLTITDRKKDLIVTSGGKKIAPQPLENLLKADPLISEAVLIGEQRKFPAALLVPDFVKLEARIEALKLRVASREELVRHPEVLRLYQDVLDRLNGSLAQFERVKRFALLPTEFTMERGELTPTMKVRRQVVEQRWRLLIDGIYAG, from the coding sequence GTGAAAACCACGGACCAGCTCACCCTGGCTGACCTACCGTTTCGCAGTCTCGAGCTCTTCCAGAAACCGGATCTCGTCTGCCGGTGCGAGGAGCCGAACGACCGCCGGTTGTCCAGCCAGCAGTTCTTCGATTCCATTCGGACGCTCAGCCTCGGCCTGTCGTCGCTCGGCCTCCAACAGGGCGACCGCGTCGCCCTGATCAGTGACAGCTGTCCCGAGTGGGTGATCTCGGATCTTGCCGTCCTGACGGCCGGTGCCGTCACGGTGCCGATCTATCCGACGCTGTCCGCGCCGCAGATCTGGTTCATCCTGGCCGAGAGCAGCGCCCGCTTTGCCATCGTGTCGAACGCGACGCAGGTGGCGAAGATCATGGAAGGATCGACCGGAGCCGGCGCGCTCGAAGCCGTCATCGTCATGGACGGCGATGGCGACGGCGAACGGTTCCGCGTGCTGTCGATGGCGGACGTGTCCAAGCGCGGCCAGGCCGCGCTCGATGCCGACGCCGGCGCGGCTGACCGGTACCGGGAGACGGCGCAGGCGATCGATCCCGAGTCCCTGGCCACGATCGTCTACACCTCGGGCACGACCGGCGATCCGAAGGGGGTCATGCTGACCCACCGGAACATCGTGTCGAATGTGGTGGCCACCAGATCGTGGATCAGCCTGTCATCGGCCGATCGGCTGCTCTCGTTCCTGCCGCTCAGCCACGTGTTCGAACGGGTGGTGTTGTTCCGGTGCCTGTACGACGGCGTCAGCGTCTACTTTGCCGAGACAATGACGTCGGTCGCCCGCGACCTCGTGCGAACCAAACCAACCGTGATGACCGGCGTCCCGCGCGCATGGGAGAAGTTTCACAGCGCCATCCATGACGGCCTGGGAAAACTGACCGGCGCGAAGAAGGCGTTGTCCGCCTGGGCGATTGGCGTCGGGTACGAGTACGCCCGCACGTGGATGGGCGGCGCGCCACCGCCGGGCCTGCTGGCCTTCAAGCACCGACTCGCCGACCGCCTGGTGTTCGCGAAGGTCCGCGAGCGCACGGGTGGGCGGCTGCGCTTCCTCATCTCGGGTAGCGCTCCGCTCATGCCGAAGATCGCGGAGTTCTTCTTCGCGATCAACCTGCCGATCCTCGAAGCCTACGGCCTGACCGAGAGTTCGCCGGGGATTACGGCGAATCCGCCGGATGCCCCGCGTCTGGGCACGGTCGGGAAACCGTTCCCGGGTGTCGAGGTGAAGATTGGATCCGACGGCGAGATCCTCGTGCGCGGCCCGAACATCATGCGGGGTTACTACAAGCGCCCCGAGGCGACGGCCGAAACGCTCGCCGGGGGCTGGCTGCACACCGGTGACATCGGCGAGTTGAGCACCGACGGCTACCTGACGATCACCGACCGGAAGAAGGATCTGATCGTCACATCGGGCGGCAAGAAGATCGCGCCGCAGCCGCTGGAGAACCTGCTGAAGGCCGACCCTCTCATCTCGGAGGCGGTCCTGATCGGCGAGCAGCGGAAGTTCCCGGCGGCGCTGCTGGTGCCGGACTTCGTGAAGCTGGAGGCGCGAATCGAGGCGCTGAAGCTGCGGGTGGCATCCCGCGAGGAACTCGTGCGCCATCCGGAAGTGCTGCGGCTCTACCAGGACGTGCTGGACCGGCTGAACGGCAGCCTCGCACAGTTCGAGCGCGTGAAGCGGTTTGCGCTGCTGCCGACCGAGTTCACCATGGAGCGCGGCGAACTGACGCCGACGATGAAGGTCAGACGCCAAGTGGTCGAACAGCGGTGGCGGCTGCTCATCGACGGGATCTACGCGGGCTAG
- a CDS encoding D-2-hydroxyacid dehydrogenase, with translation MKIVVSIFSDPAWSLPVSQGERLRLLFPHHDVVTASSREARLRELPDADVLFLSQLKPDEFLLASRVKWIQSPAAGVASLMFPELRASPVVLTNARGIHGEAMAEHVIGLVIVLFRRIHHAIGRQLARTWVKDSIGTFRTLRGRRMGVVGLGAIGSAIADKAAAMGMEVVAVRRHPDAPRPSSVSAVYPPSGLDEVLAMSDVVVLAAPLTGDTRGLIGTAQLARMKSDAILVNVARGKLVCEAGLVNALSSGTIGGAALDVFEHEPLDQASPLWDLPNVVITPHTSAFRSDYWTLAVDLFAENLRRFERGEALVNVVDKESGY, from the coding sequence ATGAAGATCGTGGTCTCGATCTTCTCGGATCCCGCCTGGTCGCTGCCGGTGTCGCAGGGCGAGCGGCTCCGGCTCTTGTTCCCGCACCACGATGTCGTGACCGCATCGAGTCGCGAGGCGCGCCTGCGTGAGCTGCCGGACGCGGACGTCCTGTTCCTGTCGCAGCTGAAGCCGGACGAGTTCCTGCTCGCGTCACGTGTGAAGTGGATCCAGAGTCCCGCCGCGGGCGTGGCCAGCCTGATGTTTCCCGAGTTGCGGGCGAGCCCGGTGGTCCTGACCAACGCGCGGGGCATTCACGGTGAGGCGATGGCCGAGCACGTAATCGGCCTCGTCATCGTGCTGTTCCGGCGGATCCACCACGCGATTGGTCGGCAACTCGCTCGCACGTGGGTCAAGGACAGCATCGGTACGTTCCGAACGCTCCGGGGGCGGCGCATGGGCGTCGTCGGCCTCGGTGCGATCGGCAGCGCCATTGCGGACAAGGCGGCGGCCATGGGGATGGAAGTCGTGGCCGTACGCCGGCACCCCGACGCGCCGCGGCCATCGTCGGTCTCCGCCGTGTATCCGCCATCAGGTCTCGACGAGGTCCTGGCGATGTCGGACGTCGTGGTCCTGGCGGCCCCGCTGACCGGCGATACGCGAGGGTTGATCGGCACCGCGCAACTGGCGCGGATGAAGTCCGACGCGATCCTCGTGAACGTGGCGCGCGGCAAACTCGTCTGCGAGGCGGGCCTGGTGAACGCGCTGTCGTCCGGGACGATAGGAGGGGCGGCGCTCGACGTGTTCGAGCACGAGCCGCTCGACCAGGCCAGCCCGCTCTGGGACCTGCCGAACGTCGTCATCACGCCCCACACGTCGGCGTTCCGCTCCGACTACTGGACGCTCGCTGTCGACCTGTTCGCGGAGAACCTGCGCCGGTTCGAGCGCGGTGAGGCGCTGGTGAACGTCGTGGACAAGGAGAGCGGGTACTAG
- the moaC gene encoding cyclic pyranopterin monophosphate synthase MoaC: MPNRGKPKPRRLSHVDAGGRVRMVDVSDKATTVRVAVARGHIRIAPAALRLIRRGAIAKGDPLQTARVAGIMAAKRTADLIPLCHPLPLSHVDITLTATTTGYEIEATAKTTARTGVEMEALTAVSVAALTIYDMVKAVDKTMVIGEIRLMEKRGGRSGEWTRG, translated from the coding sequence ATGCCAAATCGAGGTAAGCCGAAGCCTCGGCGCCTCTCGCACGTGGACGCCGGTGGACGCGTGCGCATGGTGGATGTCTCCGACAAAGCGACGACGGTTCGTGTCGCCGTCGCTCGGGGCCACATCCGAATCGCGCCGGCGGCCTTGCGGCTCATCCGTCGCGGCGCCATCGCGAAGGGTGATCCGCTGCAGACCGCGCGGGTCGCCGGCATCATGGCGGCCAAGCGCACCGCCGACCTGATTCCGCTCTGTCATCCGTTGCCCCTCTCCCACGTCGACATCACGCTGACCGCGACGACGACCGGGTACGAGATCGAGGCCACCGCGAAGACCACTGCTCGGACCGGCGTCGAGATGGAGGCGCTCACGGCCGTGTCGGTGGCGGCGCTGACCATCTACGACATGGTCAAGGCGGTCGACAAGACAATGGTCATCGGCGAGATTCGGCTAATGGAGAAGCGCGGCGGCCGGTCCGGAGAGTGGACGCGCGGATGA
- a CDS encoding redox-sensing transcriptional repressor Rex gives MTSQIKYRQGADQVSELTTNRLSIYLRCLDHLRAHGVTTVSSQSLADQFHLNAAQIRKDLAWFGEFGVRGVGYSVDGLAAHLRQILGLGEPIRAAVIGAGNLGQALADYPGFPRDGFEPVALFDRASSKVGEQSRGGVPIYHVRRLPAIVRRDGIRIAMIAVPASAAQQVVNLVVAAGLRAILNFAPATVAAPDGVKVKNVDLTVSLEGLAFHLANTADAKSR, from the coding sequence GTGACATCCCAGATCAAGTATCGTCAGGGAGCCGACCAGGTCTCCGAACTGACGACCAACCGCCTCTCGATCTATCTGCGCTGTCTGGACCATCTGCGCGCCCATGGCGTGACGACGGTGTCCTCCCAGTCGCTGGCCGACCAATTTCACCTCAATGCCGCCCAGATCCGGAAGGATCTCGCGTGGTTTGGCGAATTTGGCGTCCGCGGCGTCGGTTACTCGGTTGACGGCCTCGCGGCCCACCTCCGGCAGATCCTCGGCCTCGGCGAGCCGATTCGCGCCGCGGTGATCGGTGCCGGCAACCTCGGGCAGGCGCTGGCCGACTATCCCGGCTTTCCCCGTGATGGCTTCGAGCCGGTCGCGCTGTTCGATCGGGCCTCGTCCAAGGTTGGCGAGCAGTCGCGCGGCGGCGTTCCGATCTATCATGTCCGGCGTCTGCCGGCCATCGTGCGCCGCGACGGTATCAGGATTGCGATGATTGCGGTGCCGGCCAGCGCCGCGCAGCAGGTCGTCAACCTCGTGGTGGCGGCCGGGTTGCGCGCCATTCTGAACTTCGCGCCGGCCACCGTGGCCGCGCCCGATGGTGTCAAGGTGAAGAACGTGGATCTCACCGTGTCTCTCGAGGGGCTGGCGTTCCATCTCGCCAACACCGCCGATGCCAAATCGAGGTAA
- a CDS encoding oligopeptide transporter, OPT family: MNQPSSNQQGPPRFQPLVPDDSTMSEFTFRALVLGLVMCVVLGAANAYLGLRAGMTIAATYPAAVIGMAVLRLFKGSVLEENFARTVGSIGESVAAGAIFTVPAFVILKLWKFDSAHMMQEYLLASCLMILGGILGIMFVTILRRVMVEDPGLPFPESVAAGEIHKAGQKGAEAALQLFRAMGVGAVVRFLDGFGIFRSSNDFAVGIGTLKQSFVKLGLTDTAVKVPTGGITSFSAPAVTPAYLGVGYIIGPELGALNFAGGLLAWGLFVPLLVYFVGPTLIDQYLTLNNGNEAAAWAGIVAHLYRFIVRPIAVGGMLVGAGYTLFKMRKNLILGIKRGIADVKKTASAKATTQRTQQDLSLRIVGLGIAIILALMVTLYFYFTQSLLAAVVAALVMFITGFFFAAVSGNLVGMIGSSNNPLSGLTLATVVIAALTMVIVGAKGTEGVLAVLAVAAIGCVSSAVAGEMLQDLKVGHILGGTPWKMQVGDVIGVIFAGAVMFFPLYLMHTSDIAQFGETIGGFGGKTYAAPQAGLMAALSQGIVGGEMAWPLVLVGIAMGFSVILIKVRSPMLFSVGMYLPLETTAAIFVGGLVRGMVDKLRDKRGYNAAQKARVENAGVLAASGLIAGEALVGLFIAAVVGFRTNHAFWQVSGFESLAPWMALPVLAFLVWYLIAVPLRKAGAADEPAPPTAVM, encoded by the coding sequence ATGAACCAGCCTTCCTCCAACCAGCAAGGTCCGCCCCGTTTTCAGCCGCTCGTGCCCGATGACTCGACGATGAGCGAGTTCACGTTCCGGGCGCTGGTCCTTGGCCTCGTGATGTGCGTCGTGCTGGGCGCCGCCAACGCCTATCTGGGCCTTCGGGCAGGCATGACCATCGCGGCCACGTATCCGGCCGCCGTCATCGGGATGGCCGTGCTGCGCCTGTTCAAGGGCAGCGTCCTCGAGGAGAACTTCGCCCGGACCGTCGGCTCGATTGGCGAGTCGGTGGCGGCCGGTGCCATCTTCACGGTGCCGGCGTTCGTCATCCTGAAGCTGTGGAAGTTCGATTCGGCGCACATGATGCAGGAGTACCTCCTGGCATCGTGCCTGATGATCCTCGGCGGCATCCTCGGGATCATGTTCGTGACGATCCTGCGGCGCGTCATGGTCGAGGATCCCGGCCTGCCGTTCCCCGAGTCGGTGGCGGCCGGCGAAATCCACAAGGCCGGCCAGAAGGGCGCCGAAGCCGCCCTGCAACTGTTCCGCGCGATGGGCGTCGGCGCGGTCGTGCGCTTCCTCGACGGATTCGGCATCTTCCGCTCGTCGAACGACTTCGCGGTGGGCATCGGCACGCTCAAGCAGAGTTTCGTCAAGCTGGGCCTGACCGACACCGCGGTCAAGGTGCCGACCGGCGGCATCACGAGTTTCTCTGCGCCCGCCGTCACCCCCGCGTACCTGGGCGTCGGCTACATCATCGGGCCGGAACTGGGCGCACTGAACTTCGCGGGCGGCCTCCTCGCGTGGGGCCTCTTCGTCCCGCTGCTCGTCTACTTCGTCGGACCGACGCTGATCGATCAGTACCTCACGTTGAACAACGGGAACGAGGCCGCCGCCTGGGCCGGCATCGTCGCGCACCTCTATCGCTTCATCGTCCGCCCGATTGCGGTTGGCGGGATGCTGGTGGGTGCCGGCTACACGCTGTTCAAAATGCGCAAGAACCTGATCCTCGGGATCAAGCGCGGCATCGCCGACGTCAAGAAGACGGCCTCCGCCAAGGCAACCACGCAGCGCACGCAGCAGGACCTGTCGCTGCGGATCGTCGGCCTTGGCATCGCGATCATCCTCGCGTTGATGGTGACGCTGTACTTCTACTTCACCCAGTCGCTCCTGGCCGCGGTCGTCGCCGCCCTGGTGATGTTCATCACCGGCTTCTTCTTCGCCGCCGTGTCGGGCAACCTGGTCGGGATGATCGGCTCGTCGAACAACCCGCTGTCCGGCCTGACGCTGGCCACGGTGGTGATTGCCGCACTCACGATGGTGATCGTCGGCGCCAAGGGGACCGAGGGCGTGCTGGCGGTGCTGGCCGTCGCCGCAATCGGCTGCGTCTCGTCCGCCGTCGCCGGCGAGATGCTCCAGGACCTGAAGGTGGGACACATCCTGGGCGGCACGCCCTGGAAGATGCAGGTGGGCGATGTCATCGGCGTCATCTTCGCCGGCGCGGTGATGTTCTTCCCGCTCTACCTGATGCACACGTCCGACATCGCCCAGTTCGGCGAGACGATCGGCGGCTTCGGCGGCAAGACCTACGCGGCGCCGCAGGCCGGGCTCATGGCCGCGCTGTCGCAGGGCATCGTGGGCGGCGAGATGGCGTGGCCGCTGGTGCTCGTCGGCATCGCGATGGGGTTCTCGGTCATCCTCATCAAGGTCCGGAGCCCCATGCTGTTCTCGGTCGGGATGTACCTCCCGCTCGAGACCACGGCGGCCATCTTCGTGGGCGGCCTCGTTCGCGGGATGGTGGACAAGCTCCGCGACAAGCGCGGCTACAACGCCGCACAGAAGGCGCGGGTCGAAAACGCGGGCGTGCTGGCCGCCTCGGGGCTGATCGCCGGCGAGGCCCTCGTCGGCCTGTTCATCGCGGCCGTCGTCGGGTTCCGGACCAATCACGCGTTCTGGCAGGTGTCCGGCTTCGAATCGCTGGCACCGTGGATGGCGCTCCCGGTGCTCGCGTTCCTGGTGTGGTACCTGATCGCCGTCCCGCTGCGGAAGGCCGGCGCGGCCGACGAGCCCGCACCACCGACCGCGGTGATGTAG
- a CDS encoding VWA domain-containing protein, whose protein sequence is MRSRFLRPSPFTFARRLLTAVLLASLGSLVLAEGQQATTGAPVPQQPAGQDKPAPDPQVQRPTFRTEANFVRVDVYPTADGKPVEDLRQEEFELTEDGVPQQVRTFEHIVIRGNTPQELRAEPNTVRESRQMAADPRARLFVLFIDTYHISLDGAANVRRALVRLLDRTMSSDDLVAIMTPEMSAAAVTFARRTTTIDALLEKFWTWGRRDRIAGRDPIEQDYDACYPPAAGEGATSAKAREMIARRREKLSLDSMEDLIVHLGGLREERKAVFAVTEGWVLYRQNNTLAGNPRIPAVGTGPDGTLRVGDLGASGVAMGRCEQDARRLSFEDHERQFRDLLDEANRANVSFYPIDPRGLPVFDTSIGPDTPLSPAADSLVLGTRLNSLRTLAGATDGTAILNSNDIDGGLRRVVDDLSSYYLIGYYSTNSKLDGKFRSIKVRVKRPGVDVRARRGYKAATEAEVKARTAASVTRPASPLTASVASLARIRTEAFVQARAGYSWRANPAGGPPVPVLWVVGELDAGAAARDEQWKPGADVAVTITGPDKAALDGLQKLLTRDARSFLVQLPPTGGVTPGDYTLRISSKPAGTTLGSTETIRVVVPKPPVTSDAPVAGQPLLFRRGPFSGAGWVAAGDLRFRRQERVKVEVPLIGAFGAAEVRLLDRAGNPLNLPVTLSRREEEGVTVVGGEVTLAPLSSGDYVLETTITQGPNTQKVLAAFRIVP, encoded by the coding sequence ATGCGCTCACGCTTCCTGCGTCCGTCTCCCTTCACCTTTGCACGCCGTCTGCTCACGGCCGTGCTCCTGGCTTCGCTTGGCTCGCTGGTCCTTGCGGAGGGGCAGCAGGCGACCACTGGCGCGCCGGTGCCTCAGCAGCCCGCCGGCCAGGACAAGCCGGCTCCCGACCCTCAGGTGCAACGCCCGACGTTCCGGACCGAGGCGAACTTCGTCCGCGTGGACGTGTATCCGACGGCGGACGGGAAGCCTGTCGAGGACCTGCGCCAGGAGGAGTTCGAGCTGACGGAGGACGGCGTTCCTCAGCAGGTCCGGACCTTCGAGCACATCGTTATTCGCGGCAATACGCCGCAGGAACTGCGCGCCGAACCAAACACCGTGCGGGAATCGCGCCAGATGGCGGCCGACCCGCGGGCGCGTCTGTTCGTCCTGTTCATCGACACGTATCACATCTCGCTCGACGGCGCCGCCAACGTCCGCAGGGCGCTCGTGCGCCTGCTCGATCGCACGATGAGTTCCGACGACCTCGTGGCAATCATGACGCCCGAGATGTCCGCCGCGGCGGTCACGTTCGCTCGACGAACGACGACGATTGATGCCCTGCTGGAGAAGTTCTGGACGTGGGGGCGACGCGACCGAATCGCGGGTCGCGATCCGATCGAGCAGGATTATGACGCCTGCTATCCGCCAGCGGCTGGTGAAGGCGCCACGTCGGCCAAGGCGCGGGAGATGATCGCCCGGCGCCGCGAGAAGCTCTCGCTCGATTCCATGGAGGATCTCATCGTCCACCTCGGCGGCTTGCGTGAGGAACGGAAGGCGGTGTTCGCCGTCACCGAAGGGTGGGTTCTCTACCGGCAGAACAACACGCTGGCAGGAAACCCGAGGATTCCTGCCGTGGGGACGGGCCCGGACGGCACGCTGAGGGTGGGTGATCTGGGCGCCTCGGGCGTCGCGATGGGCCGGTGCGAGCAGGATGCGCGGCGCCTGTCGTTCGAGGATCACGAGCGCCAGTTCCGGGACCTGCTGGACGAGGCCAACCGCGCGAACGTCAGCTTCTATCCCATCGACCCTCGGGGCCTTCCCGTGTTCGACACCAGCATCGGTCCCGACACGCCGTTGTCGCCGGCGGCTGACAGCCTGGTACTTGGGACGCGGCTCAATTCCCTGCGCACGCTGGCCGGCGCCACCGACGGCACGGCCATCCTCAACAGCAACGACATCGATGGCGGTCTGCGCCGCGTCGTGGACGATCTGAGTTCCTACTACCTGATCGGGTACTACTCGACGAACTCGAAGCTCGATGGGAAGTTCCGTTCCATCAAAGTGCGGGTGAAGCGGCCGGGTGTGGACGTGCGGGCGAGGCGCGGCTACAAGGCGGCCACCGAAGCCGAGGTGAAGGCGCGCACGGCCGCGTCGGTCACACGGCCTGCATCACCACTAACGGCCTCCGTCGCGTCGCTCGCGCGCATTCGCACCGAGGCCTTCGTCCAGGCGCGGGCCGGGTACTCGTGGCGTGCGAATCCCGCCGGGGGCCCGCCGGTGCCCGTGTTGTGGGTGGTGGGAGAACTCGACGCCGGAGCGGCGGCGCGGGACGAGCAGTGGAAGCCCGGTGCGGATGTGGCGGTGACGATCACCGGGCCCGACAAGGCGGCGCTGGACGGCCTGCAGAAGCTGCTGACGCGCGATGCCCGCAGCTTCCTCGTCCAACTGCCGCCGACCGGCGGCGTGACGCCTGGCGACTACACCCTGCGCATCAGCTCGAAGCCGGCCGGCACGACACTCGGCAGCACCGAGACCATTCGCGTGGTCGTCCCGAAGCCGCCGGTCACCAGCGATGCTCCGGTGGCCGGCCAGCCGCTGCTGTTCCGCCGTGGACCGTTCTCCGGCGCGGGGTGGGTCGCGGCGGGGGACCTGAGGTTCAGGCGTCAGGAGCGGGTGAAGGTCGAGGTGCCGCTGATCGGAGCGTTCGGCGCGGCCGAAGTCCGGCTGCTCGACCGTGCCGGGAACCCGCTCAACCTCCCGGTGACCTTGTCGCGCCGCGAGGAGGAGGGAGTGACCGTGGTCGGAGGCGAGGTGACGCTCGCGCCGCTCAGTTCCGGCGACTACGTCCTCGAGACGACCATCACGCAGGGTCCGAATACGCAGAAGGTGCTCGCCGCGTTCCGGATCGTGCCCTGA
- a CDS encoding serine hydrolase domain-containing protein — protein MTRTRSFRPLRAGILAAASTMVLAPGSLWTQNLDDAAVKLAVSSRVAALGATGEFSGIVIAARGTAHLAVVTAGYADRARKVPFTPATRFTVGSLGKMFTAAAIGQLVDRGTVSFEDVVGRFFPDYPNATVRSRVTVGMLLSHTGGLGDFLARRTPAMMTAGVQRAAEFMPLYAGDEPAFAPGTKWAYSNAGLALAGAIVEKASGESYPEYLRAHVFRLAGMTDSDPNNIPRADPRVVVPYTKEADRGQIASWPEAPRDIGSPAGGAISTADDLVRFADALRGGRLVSRDTFQKMVAPHGTTPRGSRYGYAMEIATESGRTIVGHGGGFPGVSTHLYIVLDSPYTVVALANQDPPAAESGAALARTLLIQLAVQAK, from the coding sequence GTGACACGAACGCGTTCGTTCCGACCGCTCCGCGCGGGAATCCTGGCCGCCGCATCCACGATGGTGCTGGCGCCCGGCAGTCTGTGGACACAGAACCTCGATGATGCGGCCGTGAAGCTGGCCGTGTCGTCGCGGGTGGCGGCACTCGGTGCCACGGGAGAGTTCTCGGGGATCGTGATTGCCGCCCGCGGCACCGCGCATCTCGCCGTCGTTACGGCCGGCTACGCCGATCGCGCCCGGAAGGTCCCCTTCACTCCCGCGACGCGGTTTACCGTCGGCTCGCTCGGAAAGATGTTCACGGCCGCCGCCATCGGCCAATTGGTCGATCGTGGAACGGTCTCCTTCGAAGACGTCGTCGGCAGGTTCTTCCCCGACTATCCCAATGCGACGGTCCGCAGCAGGGTCACCGTCGGCATGCTGCTGTCGCACACCGGCGGGCTGGGCGACTTCCTGGCCAGGCGGACGCCGGCGATGATGACAGCGGGCGTGCAGCGGGCTGCCGAGTTCATGCCGCTCTACGCCGGCGACGAACCCGCGTTCGCGCCGGGCACGAAGTGGGCCTACAGCAACGCCGGGCTCGCGCTGGCGGGCGCCATCGTCGAGAAGGCCTCGGGCGAGTCGTACCCAGAGTACCTGCGCGCCCACGTCTTCCGGCTGGCCGGCATGACGGACAGCGATCCGAACAACATCCCCCGTGCGGATCCGCGGGTGGTCGTGCCGTATACGAAAGAGGCGGACCGTGGCCAGATCGCCTCCTGGCCGGAGGCGCCGCGCGACATCGGCAGCCCCGCGGGAGGAGCGATTTCGACAGCGGACGATCTCGTCCGTTTCGCCGACGCGCTGCGCGGCGGACGCCTGGTGAGCCGCGACACGTTCCAGAAGATGGTCGCCCCGCACGGGACGACGCCGCGCGGATCACGCTACGGCTACGCGATGGAAATCGCGACCGAGTCGGGACGCACCATCGTCGGGCACGGCGGCGGGTTTCCGGGCGTGAGCACCCATCTCTACATCGTGCTCGATTCGCCGTACACGGTGGTGGCGCTGGCCAACCAGGATCCGCCGGCGGCCGAATCCGGAGCGGCGCTTGCGCGCACGCTCCTCATCCAGTTGGCCGTCCAGGCGAAGTGA